A section of the Candidatus Manganitrophus noduliformans genome encodes:
- a CDS encoding ABC transporter permease: MEGNPFWKRFKHDRLAMASLGVIALLFIVALFGNAAAPYPFDLQNTAESLSPPSRAHWMGTDELGRDLFSRLIYGTRVSMSVSLLTALSALVLGTLYGAISGYVGGKIDNLMMRGVDVVYALPDLLLIILITVVIGRGIVGVFLALSLVGWITVARLIRGEVLRLKELSYIEAARSMGASHARILLRHVLPNTVGVLIVTLTFRIPSAILAESTLSFIGLGLTPPAASWGTLANEGWKALKFYPHLIIFPSLAIFITMLAFNFLGDGLRDALDPGHSDAPGPIRRTEVKRVGA; the protein is encoded by the coding sequence TTGGAAGGGAATCCGTTCTGGAAACGGTTCAAGCACGACCGGCTCGCGATGGCGAGCCTGGGGGTGATCGCCTTGCTCTTTATCGTCGCCCTCTTCGGAAATGCGGCGGCCCCTTATCCGTTCGATTTACAGAACACGGCGGAGAGTCTCTCCCCCCCGAGCCGCGCCCACTGGATGGGAACCGACGAGCTGGGACGGGATCTTTTCTCAAGATTGATTTACGGCACCCGCGTGTCGATGTCGGTCAGCCTCCTCACCGCCCTCTCGGCGTTGGTCCTCGGGACGCTGTACGGCGCGATCTCCGGGTATGTCGGAGGGAAGATCGATAATTTGATGATGCGGGGGGTCGATGTCGTTTATGCCCTTCCCGATCTGCTGCTGATCATCCTGATTACGGTGGTGATCGGCCGGGGGATCGTCGGCGTCTTCTTGGCCCTGAGCTTGGTCGGATGGATCACCGTGGCGCGGCTGATCCGCGGAGAGGTTCTTCGCTTGAAGGAGTTGAGCTACATCGAGGCGGCGCGGTCGATGGGAGCGAGCCATGCGCGGATTCTTCTCCGACACGTTCTTCCAAACACGGTCGGGGTGTTGATCGTCACGCTGACCTTTCGGATTCCCTCGGCCATCCTGGCCGAATCGACCCTCAGCTTCATCGGCCTGGGACTGACCCCGCCGGCGGCCAGTTGGGGGACGCTGGCGAACGAGGGATGGAAGGCGCTCAAGTTTTATCCCCACCTGATCATCTTTCCGAGTCTTGCGATTTTCATCACGATGCTGGCATTTAATTTTTTAGGAGATGGGTTGCGCGATGCGCTCGATCCGGGTCACTCCGACGCGCCGGGGCCGATCCGGCGGACGGAGGTCAAACGGGTCGGGGCCTAA
- a CDS encoding PAS domain S-box protein, protein MIFLSGVILLLFAPFLIFLYRKNQAAQWRSGGKPLKQSDKTLLDQINDAVVAVDSEWVILDCNPAFTSLLGYTPDELNGKHFRFLYAEGEAGAPEADFPKRGTLEVIRYRKKSGEAFSGETSFSLIQESDRRLNRIVALIRNHPPRPESESDVRRLNKTLERRVIDRMAQLHAMNLDLQVEINQRKRVESHLAAEHAITRILAESGTLVEAAPRILQVLCESLAWDLGLFWKTNDQVCVLTCIETWRPAAAGLSKFEAISREKIFWPDEGLPGRVWSEGEPIWLTGVTEAAGFVRMVQAAEAGFYSALAFPIRSGEGVAGVMEFFSREVRRSDHELLEILSNIGSQIGQFIDRKESEKALRESETRKRAIMESALDCMITVDHEGRIIEFNPAAERTFGYSRGELLGQNLAERIIPPHLRKRHRDAFAKYLETGAGPVLNQRIETTGMRADGSEFPVELTIMRIPLEGPAVFQGFLRDITERKQAEEALAAEKERLAVTLGSIGDGVIATDVTGRVIFINRTAEELSGWFRAEAIGRPLPEVFRIVHEKSRAHCENPVEKVLATGNVVALANHTVLIAKDGKEHAIADSGAPIRNREGEVIGVVLVFRDVTEKQRMEEELLRASTLESVGLLAGGVAHDFNNILTAILGNVSLAMLSLDERSEPYERLAQAEKASMRARDLAQQLLTFAKGGVPVKKTASLVDLLRDASDFVTRGSNVRCAFSIQEGLWPVEIDEGQIGQVIHNLVLNAQQAMPEGGTIEIRAVNKTAGEVKGLPLHEGNYVHIAVRDFGIGIPKDHLAKIFDPYFTTKRKGSGLGLSISYSIVKKHDGHMTVDSEPGKGATFSLYLPAFPKAALPKGKETAEVESLTGRGRILVMDDEESIRDVLDKLLRRLGYEALLAEDGAEAISLYRQAIESETPIDAVIMDLTVPGGMGGKEAILALREIDPEIKAIVSSGYSNDPMAAAFMEYGFSEFIAKPFKLENLGKVLKRVIPRDR, encoded by the coding sequence ATGATATTTTTGTCAGGGGTTATACTTCTTTTATTTGCACCTTTTTTAATCTTTCTCTATCGAAAGAATCAGGCCGCTCAGTGGCGATCGGGTGGCAAGCCGTTAAAACAGAGCGACAAGACTCTCCTAGACCAAATCAATGATGCCGTTGTGGCCGTCGACTCAGAATGGGTGATCCTCGATTGCAATCCCGCCTTTACCTCCCTTCTCGGCTATACCCCCGATGAGTTAAATGGGAAGCACTTCCGTTTCCTTTACGCGGAGGGGGAGGCAGGCGCCCCTGAAGCAGATTTTCCGAAGCGTGGAACTTTAGAAGTGATCCGCTACCGGAAGAAAAGCGGAGAGGCTTTTTCAGGAGAGACGAGTTTCTCCCTTATCCAGGAGAGCGATCGCCGCCTGAACCGGATCGTCGCATTGATTCGGAACCATCCCCCTCGGCCAGAATCAGAGTCCGATGTCAGGCGACTGAATAAAACCTTGGAGCGGCGGGTCATCGATCGCATGGCGCAGTTGCATGCGATGAATCTCGATCTTCAGGTCGAAATCAACCAGCGAAAGCGGGTCGAGAGCCATCTCGCCGCCGAACATGCGATCACCCGCATCCTGGCCGAATCCGGAACGCTGGTCGAGGCCGCTCCGAGAATTCTCCAGGTCCTTTGCGAAAGCCTTGCTTGGGATCTTGGCCTTTTCTGGAAGACGAATGATCAGGTTTGTGTCTTGACCTGCATTGAGACCTGGCGTCCCGCCGCCGCCGGTCTTTCCAAATTCGAAGCGATCAGCCGTGAAAAAATTTTTTGGCCCGATGAAGGGCTCCCGGGGCGCGTTTGGTCCGAGGGAGAGCCGATCTGGTTGACCGGTGTGACCGAAGCGGCCGGTTTCGTCCGGATGGTCCAGGCGGCGGAGGCAGGATTTTACTCGGCCTTGGCCTTTCCCATTCGAAGCGGCGAAGGGGTTGCGGGTGTCATGGAGTTTTTCAGCCGGGAGGTCAGACGGTCCGATCATGAGCTCTTGGAGATATTATCGAATATCGGGAGCCAGATCGGGCAATTCATCGATCGGAAAGAATCGGAAAAGGCCCTTCGGGAAAGCGAGACGAGAAAACGGGCGATCATGGAGTCGGCGCTCGATTGCATGATCACCGTCGATCACGAAGGAAGGATCATCGAATTCAATCCGGCCGCCGAGCGGACGTTCGGCTATTCAAGAGGGGAGCTTCTCGGGCAGAACCTGGCCGAGCGGATCATCCCGCCGCATTTGAGAAAACGTCATCGGGACGCTTTTGCGAAGTATTTGGAGACGGGAGCGGGGCCTGTTTTAAATCAACGGATCGAGACGACCGGGATGCGGGCCGACGGAAGCGAGTTTCCGGTCGAGCTGACGATCATGCGGATTCCGCTGGAAGGTCCCGCCGTGTTTCAAGGGTTTCTTCGCGATATCACCGAGCGAAAACAGGCGGAAGAGGCCCTTGCGGCGGAGAAAGAGCGTCTTGCGGTGACCCTCGGCTCCATCGGAGACGGGGTTATTGCAACAGATGTGACGGGCCGCGTGATCTTCATCAACCGGACCGCGGAGGAGCTCAGCGGCTGGTTTCGAGCGGAGGCGATCGGCCGGCCGTTGCCGGAGGTCTTTCGAATCGTTCATGAAAAAAGTCGGGCCCATTGCGAAAACCCGGTGGAAAAAGTCCTCGCCACGGGGAATGTCGTCGCCCTTGCAAATCATACCGTTTTGATCGCGAAAGACGGGAAGGAGCACGCCATCGCCGACAGCGGGGCGCCGATCCGAAATCGGGAAGGGGAAGTGATCGGAGTGGTCCTTGTTTTTCGAGATGTCACGGAGAAACAGAGGATGGAGGAAGAGCTCCTTCGGGCAAGCACCCTGGAGTCGGTCGGCCTCCTTGCAGGGGGGGTGGCGCATGATTTCAACAACATTTTGACCGCCATCCTCGGGAATGTTTCTCTCGCGATGCTCTCGCTCGACGAACGGTCGGAGCCCTACGAGCGGCTGGCGCAGGCGGAGAAAGCGTCGATGCGGGCGAGAGATCTCGCCCAACAGTTACTGACCTTCGCAAAGGGGGGCGTCCCGGTCAAAAAGACCGCGTCTCTGGTCGATCTTCTCCGGGACGCATCCGATTTCGTGACGAGAGGCTCCAACGTTCGATGTGCGTTTTCAATTCAGGAGGGGCTTTGGCCGGTCGAGATCGACGAGGGGCAGATCGGCCAGGTGATCCACAATCTGGTTCTGAATGCGCAACAGGCGATGCCGGAGGGAGGCACCATTGAAATCCGCGCCGTAAACAAGACGGCCGGCGAGGTGAAGGGGCTTCCCCTCCACGAAGGAAACTACGTTCATATCGCCGTCCGGGATTTTGGAATCGGCATTCCCAAGGATCACCTTGCGAAGATCTTCGATCCGTACTTTACGACCAAACGGAAGGGAAGCGGCCTGGGATTGTCGATCTCTTATTCGATTGTCAAAAAACATGACGGCCACATGACCGTTGACTCCGAACCGGGAAAAGGGGCCACATTCTCCCTCTACCTCCCCGCATTCCCGAAGGCCGCTCTTCCAAAGGGAAAAGAGACGGCTGAAGTCGAATCCCTGACCGGCCGGGGAAGGATTTTGGTGATGGATGATGAGGAGAGCATCCGCGACGTTCTCGACAAGCTGTTGCGCCGGCTCGGCTACGAGGCGCTCCTTGCCGAGGATGGGGCGGAAGCGATTTCGCTTTATCGGCAAGCGATCGAATCGGAGACGCCGATCGATGCCGTCATCATGGATTTGACGGTGCCGGGGGGGATGGGCGGAAAAGAGGCGATCCTTGCCTTGCGTGAGATCGATCCGGAGATCAAGGCGATCGTTTCCAGCGGCTATTCGAATGATCCGATGGCGGCCGCTTTCATGGAATACGGATTCAGCGAATTTATCGCCAAGCCGTTCAAGCTTGAAAATCTGGGGAAGGTCCTCAAGCGGGTCATTCCGAGGGACCGTTGA
- a CDS encoding right-handed parallel beta-helix repeat-containing protein, protein MLNRTRSLSILTLMITLLFMGHAAAEAKKIPGGFQKGKPVKDKTATDLDCNACVSEDELDFDLTKKPAHVVIVAKKGGDYTSVSEALADIDPSADYPYLIKVMPGIYIDNIAMKSHVHLKGAGREVTTIQSAAPDQSVIVLNTLTNVAISGLTVTGGFFGISIVASSPTILHNALTGNQFGMTSQNNASPIIAGNIIADNTNEGIDNFNNASPMIQGNIITGNGRGILNSVDTTPTIVGNIIRNNNGAGVRNVSSSPNLNGNLIAVNTTDGISSQGGSPTIISNTVSGNGGKGITNEIGASVNIIGNTVTDNGEEGVFNLSSSPIMITHNRITGNGAAEADIFVHPISTPNISFNIYDDIDGNTGVGSFNVQSDGTPAPAP, encoded by the coding sequence ATGCTGAACCGCACCCGCTCACTCTCGATATTGACGTTGATGATCACGCTCCTCTTTATGGGACACGCCGCCGCCGAGGCGAAGAAAATTCCAGGAGGCTTTCAAAAGGGAAAACCTGTCAAAGACAAAACCGCAACCGATCTCGACTGCAATGCCTGCGTCTCCGAAGACGAGCTTGATTTCGACCTGACGAAAAAACCGGCCCACGTCGTGATCGTGGCAAAAAAAGGGGGAGACTACACCAGCGTGAGCGAGGCGCTGGCCGACATCGATCCTTCTGCGGACTATCCCTACTTGATTAAGGTGATGCCGGGAATCTACATCGACAATATTGCGATGAAGAGCCACGTCCACCTGAAAGGGGCGGGCCGGGAGGTGACGACGATCCAATCGGCCGCTCCGGACCAGAGCGTGATCGTCCTGAATACCCTGACGAATGTGGCGATCTCCGGCCTGACGGTCACCGGCGGTTTTTTCGGAATCTCCATTGTCGCTTCCTCGCCGACGATCTTGCATAACGCCCTGACCGGAAATCAATTCGGCATGACCAGCCAGAACAACGCGTCGCCCATCATCGCCGGAAATATTATTGCGGACAATACGAACGAAGGAATCGACAATTTCAACAACGCCTCCCCGATGATTCAGGGAAACATCATCACCGGCAACGGCCGCGGGATTCTCAACTCCGTCGACACCACCCCGACGATCGTCGGCAACATCATCCGCAACAATAACGGCGCCGGCGTCCGGAACGTCTCTTCTTCCCCCAACTTGAACGGCAACCTGATCGCCGTGAATACCACCGACGGGATCTCCAGCCAGGGAGGGTCCCCCACGATCATCAGCAACACCGTCTCTGGAAACGGAGGAAAAGGGATTACCAACGAAATCGGCGCGTCGGTGAATATCATCGGGAACACCGTCACCGACAACGGGGAGGAGGGGGTTTTCAATCTCTCGTCTTCGCCGATCATGATCACGCACAATCGGATCACCGGAAACGGCGCGGCCGAAGCGGACATCTTCGTTCATCCGATCAGCACACCGAACATCAGCTTCAATATTTACGACGACATCGACGGGAACACCGGCGTCGGGTCGTTCAACGTCCAATCGGACGGGACGCCGGCGCCTGCGCCGTAG
- a CDS encoding translocation/assembly module TamB domain-containing protein, whose product MRYRWLWFIPLLLILFLGLGAVLLVATELGARWLLAQAGRFVPGKLEIEQVDGTLLGPLTLKGVAYVDETRRLSIGAARLAWRPAHLLGGELSIELLSIEGVDYEQDAEETPPPETGGSALPSIDLPIRVVVSKATLDDITFTSGDQTVTVDHVALAGRMDEQGLRIESLRVEAPQFAVSLSGKVDPRGAYPFDLSADWSADLLPDASLRGKGEAKGTLGKFALRHQLTAPFSIDTQGTVRLEEGTPVVDLTGSWSKAQWPLTEEAMIESHQGTYQFSGPIDDYRFRLQADLRGPQFPETLWEIEGTGSQKMATVREVAVRTLDGEITGKGEIAWAPEVRWALALDGSTLNPGARWPEWNGRITFHLNTEGKLTDAGPVGTFQLDALQGELRGYPVRAQADLKVDGEAYEIEALELHSGSARLTAAGEVSDRWDLRWKIQAPDLAALLPDAGGRLAGSGRIRGARSLPAISAEVRGEGLRWAETKIKQLRLKGSVDLQGEMPSSIDIDVEGVEAAGETITRIEVEGKGLLSSHALQADARTRDQRIFLRMEGGVEGKRWKGALRRSALQDKALGNWILDTPVPMILSADAADVDMGCWHQETARFCIAGAWQQEQGWQTEGRAEQIPLDLIKSWLPSETTLSGALDGEWRASQRDGRLQFKTRWIPQPGTLVYNVTEEEMLRFPYEDALFQAELEDQTLHAEARLTLTGHGGLQGVVTLSPFDLDADWREGRLDGTVKASLDRLEPITALIPNVTQSGGELRINFALGGTPTDPQVTGEATLQGGTVRIAALGITLDPLRLAIRSRDPGTLLIDAEAGSGPGRINVNGTIAMDADRGWPARLSIRGERFEAVDLPEVHLLASPDLTLEVLGRRIELTGEVFIPEAEITPRELPEGAVQVSEDVVIVRAPSGKETVADAAQGWEIHTRVRIRLGEEISFNGFGLTGKITGELLATDAPDQPTLAEGTLRIEEGKYQAYGQKLEITEGRLIFAGPTDNPGLDIRAVRKVEEITAGIHVSGTLKRPQSTLFSDPPMDEANTLSYLLLGRPLNQASGEEGDLMTKAIAALGVRGGNLLAKRIGRTLGLDDVRLEGGETIEETTLVIGRYLSPRFYVSYGIGLFEAANTLSLRYTISEKLTLRAQSGEESSLDLLYTREYE is encoded by the coding sequence ATGAGGTACCGATGGCTCTGGTTCATCCCGCTACTCCTGATTCTCTTTCTCGGACTCGGAGCCGTGCTCCTCGTCGCCACCGAGCTGGGCGCCCGATGGCTCCTTGCCCAGGCCGGCCGATTTGTTCCGGGAAAGCTTGAGATCGAGCAGGTCGATGGAACGCTTCTCGGCCCCCTTACTTTAAAAGGGGTCGCGTATGTAGACGAGACCCGCCGGCTCTCGATCGGAGCAGCCCGGCTCGCCTGGCGTCCAGCGCACCTGCTCGGCGGGGAACTTTCGATCGAACTCCTGTCGATCGAGGGGGTCGATTACGAACAGGACGCCGAGGAAACCCCTCCCCCTGAAACGGGCGGGAGCGCTCTCCCGTCGATCGACCTTCCGATCCGGGTCGTCGTCTCGAAGGCGACCCTGGACGACATCACCTTTACCTCGGGCGATCAGACCGTCACGGTCGACCATGTCGCGCTCGCCGGACGGATGGATGAACAGGGTCTTCGGATCGAATCGCTCCGAGTCGAAGCGCCCCAATTCGCCGTCTCGCTCTCCGGAAAGGTCGATCCGCGCGGAGCCTATCCATTTGACCTCTCGGCCGACTGGTCCGCCGATCTCCTTCCGGACGCTTCGCTTCGAGGAAAGGGCGAGGCGAAGGGGACATTGGGAAAATTTGCCCTTCGCCACCAACTGACCGCGCCTTTCTCTATCGACACACAAGGGACGGTCCGGCTGGAAGAGGGAACACCGGTGGTCGACCTAACCGGCTCCTGGAGCAAGGCGCAGTGGCCTCTTACGGAAGAGGCGATGATCGAAAGCCATCAGGGAACCTATCAGTTCAGCGGGCCGATTGACGATTATCGTTTCCGCCTTCAAGCCGACCTGCGCGGGCCGCAATTTCCCGAGACCCTATGGGAAATCGAAGGGACCGGATCTCAAAAAATGGCGACCGTCCGTGAAGTGGCGGTCCGGACGCTCGACGGAGAGATTACCGGCAAAGGAGAGATCGCGTGGGCGCCGGAGGTCCGTTGGGCGCTCGCCCTCGACGGGTCAACCCTCAATCCGGGAGCGCGCTGGCCCGAATGGAACGGACGGATCACCTTTCATCTCAACACCGAAGGAAAATTGACCGACGCCGGTCCGGTTGGAACGTTTCAACTCGACGCGCTTCAGGGAGAACTTCGCGGCTACCCGGTCCGCGCGCAGGCCGATCTAAAGGTCGATGGGGAAGCCTACGAAATTGAAGCGCTCGAACTTCACTCCGGATCGGCCCGTCTGACGGCCGCCGGGGAAGTGTCCGATCGCTGGGACCTTCGCTGGAAAATTCAGGCCCCCGATCTCGCCGCCCTTCTCCCCGACGCCGGCGGAAGACTCGCCGGCAGCGGACGGATTCGCGGAGCGCGATCCCTTCCGGCCATTTCGGCCGAGGTCCGCGGAGAAGGATTGCGATGGGCGGAGACGAAGATAAAGCAGCTGCGGTTGAAAGGATCGGTCGATCTTCAAGGTGAAATGCCCTCTTCTATCGACATCGACGTTGAAGGGGTCGAAGCGGCCGGGGAGACGATCACCCGGATCGAGGTGGAAGGAAAGGGCCTCCTTTCGAGCCATGCCCTCCAGGCCGATGCCCGCACACGCGATCAAAGGATCTTCCTTCGGATGGAGGGAGGCGTTGAGGGGAAACGGTGGAAAGGGGCGTTGAGACGATCGGCCTTGCAGGACAAAGCCCTCGGCAACTGGATTCTCGACACGCCGGTTCCGATGATCCTTTCGGCCGACGCGGCTGATGTCGATATGGGATGCTGGCATCAGGAGACGGCCCGATTCTGCATCGCCGGAGCGTGGCAACAGGAACAAGGTTGGCAAACCGAAGGACGCGCCGAGCAGATCCCGCTCGATCTTATCAAATCATGGCTTCCCTCCGAGACAACCCTCTCCGGCGCGCTCGATGGAGAATGGCGGGCGAGCCAACGGGACGGACGGCTTCAGTTCAAAACGAGATGGATTCCCCAACCGGGGACTTTGGTTTACAACGTGACCGAAGAGGAAATGCTCCGCTTCCCCTATGAAGATGCGCTCTTTCAAGCGGAGCTAGAGGATCAGACCCTACACGCCGAGGCCCGGCTGACCCTGACGGGACACGGCGGCCTTCAAGGCGTCGTCACCCTCTCCCCGTTCGATCTCGATGCCGATTGGCGGGAGGGCCGACTTGACGGAACCGTGAAGGCGAGCCTCGACCGTCTGGAGCCGATCACGGCGCTGATCCCGAACGTGACACAATCCGGAGGGGAACTTCGGATCAATTTCGCTCTGGGTGGGACCCCAACCGATCCCCAAGTCACCGGCGAAGCGACCCTGCAGGGAGGGACGGTTCGGATTGCGGCGCTCGGGATCACGCTCGATCCCCTCCGCCTGGCGATTCGAAGCCGGGACCCGGGAACGCTTCTCATCGATGCGGAAGCCGGATCGGGTCCCGGCCGGATCAACGTGAATGGAACAATCGCGATGGATGCCGACCGAGGCTGGCCGGCGCGTCTCTCGATCCGCGGCGAGCGGTTTGAGGCGGTCGATCTGCCGGAGGTGCATCTTCTCGCCTCCCCCGATCTCACCCTGGAGGTGCTGGGACGGCGGATCGAACTGACCGGCGAAGTTTTTATTCCGGAAGCCGAGATCACCCCGCGCGAGCTTCCCGAGGGGGCGGTCCAGGTCTCGGAGGATGTCGTCATCGTTCGCGCCCCCTCGGGAAAGGAAACCGTGGCCGATGCCGCGCAGGGATGGGAGATCCATACCCGCGTGAGGATTCGTCTGGGAGAAGAGATCTCTTTCAACGGGTTCGGTCTCACCGGGAAGATCACCGGTGAACTGCTGGCGACCGACGCTCCCGATCAGCCGACACTCGCGGAAGGAACGTTGCGAATCGAAGAAGGAAAATATCAGGCCTACGGCCAGAAATTAGAAATCACCGAGGGACGGCTCATCTTTGCCGGCCCCACCGACAACCCCGGGCTCGACATCCGGGCGGTCCGAAAAGTGGAAGAGATCACCGCCGGCATTCATGTCAGCGGGACGCTGAAGCGCCCTCAAAGCACCCTCTTCTCCGACCCTCCGATGGACGAGGCGAACACCCTCTCCTACCTCCTCCTAGGACGCCCCCTCAACCAAGCTTCCGGAGAGGAAGGGGATCTGATGACAAAGGCGATCGCGGCCCTCGGCGTGAGGGGGGGGAACCTCCTCGCCAAGCGGATCGGCCGGACCCTCGGACTCGACGATGTCCGTCTGGAGGGAGGCGAAACGATCGAGGAGACGACGCTGGTGATCGGGAGGTATCTGTCGCCCCGTTTTTATGTCAGTTACGGCATCGGTCTCTTTGAAGCGGCCAATACCCTCTCTCTCCGGTACACGATCAGCGAAAAGCTGACGCTGCGCGCCCAGAGCGGCGAAGAGAGCAGCCTCGATCTCCTGTATACACGCGAATACGAATGA
- a CDS encoding autotransporter assembly complex protein TamA, which produces MNPILPRPARVETERRLRIAVILLISFFWLPPAAWGEEKITVEIEGVEGALLENVQAYLSLEEPPSPLTESTLRRFYRQAPEEIHQALQALGYYQPRIDSELTRAEERWVARFKIDPGPPVRVARIDLTVTGEGRGDSAFDELLAEIPLREGETFHHGEYERTKEMLQNLAAERGYFDARFMTHRAAVDLVKNEAAVEIGFDTGSRYRLGEVRFKQEEPAFDPRFLARFVPFEPGEPYHADQILALNSLLVNSAYFARVDLRPLREEAADHTVPIEVTAIARKQYALSIGLGYGTDTGPRAILGWDNHRVNEWGHRFSSELELSVLRQSLTADYQIPLRRPATDKVDLQAGIQREETETAESRLAKIGVSRSVLRGSRWIETLFLNYQSETFEVGGEVGHSRLILPGVTWTRTLADGSLNPRRGSRVSFTVRGTDEVLFSDIRLLQSEVRAKIIRPVRSSGRILLRGEFGWTSVSNFNDLPVSLRFFAGGDRSVRGYGYNTLGPENESGEVIGGRYLATGSVEYDYRIAEQWGVALFYDIGNAANDWDLNPQDSVGVGGRWYSPVGPIRVDLAYALDRPGFALRVHINMGPDL; this is translated from the coding sequence TTGAACCCTATACTCCCCCGCCCGGCGCGGGTCGAGACCGAACGGCGCCTTCGCATCGCCGTCATTCTCCTCATTTCTTTCTTCTGGCTTCCCCCGGCTGCATGGGGTGAAGAGAAGATCACGGTCGAGATCGAAGGGGTTGAAGGGGCGCTACTTGAGAATGTCCAAGCCTATTTGAGCCTTGAAGAACCCCCTTCCCCCCTCACCGAATCGACCCTCCGCCGCTTCTACCGCCAGGCGCCGGAGGAGATCCATCAAGCGCTTCAGGCGCTCGGCTACTATCAACCCCGGATCGACTCCGAGCTGACCCGCGCCGAAGAGCGCTGGGTCGCCCGGTTCAAGATCGATCCCGGCCCGCCGGTCCGCGTCGCTCGAATCGATCTCACCGTCACCGGCGAAGGGAGGGGCGATTCCGCCTTCGACGAGCTTCTGGCGGAGATTCCGCTCCGGGAAGGAGAGACCTTTCACCACGGAGAATACGAACGGACCAAAGAGATGCTCCAAAATCTCGCGGCGGAGCGGGGCTACTTCGACGCGCGCTTCATGACCCACCGGGCGGCCGTCGATCTCGTGAAAAACGAGGCCGCCGTGGAGATCGGTTTCGACACCGGATCGCGCTACCGGCTCGGCGAGGTCCGTTTTAAACAAGAGGAGCCGGCATTCGATCCCCGCTTTCTCGCCCGTTTCGTCCCCTTCGAGCCGGGAGAGCCCTACCATGCCGATCAGATCCTCGCCCTCAACAGCCTTCTGGTCAACAGCGCCTATTTTGCCCGGGTCGATCTGCGGCCGCTTCGAGAAGAGGCGGCCGATCACACGGTGCCTATCGAAGTGACCGCGATCGCGCGGAAACAATATGCGCTCTCGATCGGGCTCGGCTACGGCACCGACACCGGTCCCCGCGCGATCCTGGGCTGGGATAACCACCGGGTCAACGAATGGGGCCACCGCTTCAGCTCGGAGTTGGAGCTCTCCGTTCTCCGACAAAGCCTGACCGCCGATTATCAAATTCCGCTCCGGCGGCCGGCGACCGACAAGGTCGATCTCCAGGCCGGCATCCAACGGGAGGAGACCGAGACAGCCGAGTCCCGCCTTGCGAAAATCGGGGTGAGCCGCAGCGTTCTGCGGGGAAGCCGTTGGATCGAGACCCTCTTCCTCAATTACCAGTCGGAAACATTCGAAGTCGGCGGGGAGGTGGGACACTCACGGCTCATTCTGCCGGGGGTCACCTGGACCCGCACCCTCGCCGACGGCAGCCTGAATCCCCGCCGCGGGAGCCGCGTCTCCTTCACCGTCCGGGGGACCGACGAGGTCCTCTTTTCCGACATCCGCCTGCTTCAATCGGAAGTGCGCGCGAAGATCATCCGTCCCGTCCGGTCGTCTGGCCGAATCCTCCTTCGGGGAGAGTTCGGATGGACTTCGGTTTCCAATTTCAACGATCTCCCCGTCTCCCTTCGCTTCTTCGCCGGAGGAGACCGGAGCGTCCGCGGCTACGGCTACAACACCTTGGGGCCCGAAAACGAATCGGGCGAGGTGATCGGAGGACGTTACCTCGCGACCGGAAGCGTGGAGTATGACTATCGAATCGCGGAGCAGTGGGGGGTCGCTCTTTTTTACGATATCGGCAACGCCGCGAACGATTGGGATCTCAATCCTCAAGACAGCGTCGGCGTCGGGGGCCGGTGGTATTCGCCGGTCGGACCGATCCGGGTCGATCTCGCCTATGCCCTCGATCGGCCGGGCTTCGCCTTGCGGGTCCACATCAACATGGGGCCCGATCTATGA
- a CDS encoding MarR family winged helix-turn-helix transcriptional regulator — MSPAPKDPGDEPYLKVLRPLVEAFYAFLSKDDRHIRSLGLTLSQFDVIATLGDTRGMTCKQLSEETLVTKGTLTGVLDRLEEKGLIERVFSEEDRRVTIIRLTRKGEKKFKEVFPNHIYYIKPFFERALSPAEMKTLRGLLLRLKDSFERDEGNTIKGGKK; from the coding sequence ATGAGCCCTGCGCCGAAAGATCCCGGAGATGAGCCTTATCTGAAAGTGCTGCGGCCGTTGGTCGAGGCGTTTTACGCCTTTCTCTCGAAGGATGATCGCCATATCCGCTCCCTGGGACTCACCCTTTCCCAGTTCGACGTGATCGCCACATTGGGGGACACCCGAGGCATGACCTGCAAACAGCTGTCGGAGGAGACGCTGGTCACCAAGGGGACGTTGACCGGGGTCTTGGACCGGCTGGAAGAGAAAGGCCTGATCGAGCGGGTTTTCTCCGAAGAAGACCGCCGCGTGACGATAATCCGCCTGACCCGAAAAGGGGAAAAGAAATTCAAAGAGGTCTTTCCAAACCATATTTATTACATCAAACCGTTCTTCGAACGGGCCCTCTCTCCCGCCGAAATGAAGACGCTGCGGGGGCTTCTGCTCCGTCTGAAAGATAGCTTCGAGCGGGATGAGGGAAATACCATCAAAGGAGGAAAAAAATGA